One bacterium genomic region harbors:
- a CDS encoding metal ABC transporter permease: MIDAFSYSFFQRALAAGVISGVLCGILSIYIIARRMAFIGQGISHAAFGGVALGLFFGINPLTPAALFAIAMAFGINFFSKHGRVSRDTIIGILLSSSMAIGAILIALSKNYSGSISSYLFGSILSVGKAELWYLIVVTFICLVFVGIFFKELKFIAFDERMAGLYGIHKDAIQLGLLVGIALAVIAAIQVLGIILVNAFLIIPGAIAVMLCRKYNSLFWVAPTIGAVSALIGLVISFLLNIPSGAAIVLLLAIAFVVVFTIKKYSGAKV; the protein is encoded by the coding sequence ATGATTGATGCCTTTAGTTATAGTTTTTTCCAGCGCGCACTTGCAGCTGGTGTTATATCGGGTGTTCTTTGCGGTATTCTATCGATTTATATTATCGCTCGGCGCATGGCTTTTATTGGCCAGGGGATATCACACGCTGCTTTTGGGGGGGTAGCATTAGGTCTATTTTTTGGAATAAACCCACTTACACCTGCGGCGTTATTTGCTATTGCCATGGCTTTTGGAATTAATTTTTTCTCAAAACACGGAAGAGTTAGCCGCGATACAATCATCGGGATATTGCTTTCAAGTTCGATGGCGATTGGCGCCATATTGATTGCATTATCAAAAAACTATTCAGGCTCGATTTCGAGTTACCTTTTCGGTAGCATTCTTTCTGTCGGCAAAGCGGAATTATGGTATCTTATTGTTGTAACCTTTATCTGTCTTGTGTTTGTTGGCATTTTTTTCAAAGAGCTAAAATTCATAGCATTCGATGAGCGTATGGCGGGGCTCTATGGTATCCATAAAGACGCAATACAGCTAGGGCTTCTTGTAGGTATAGCTTTGGCGGTAATAGCAGCTATTCAGGTTCTAGGGATAATTCTTGTGAACGCCTTTTTAATAATCCCAGGAGCCATCGCTGTGATGCTATGTAGAAAATATAATTCATTGTTTTGGGTTGCACCTACGATTGGTGCAGTTTCGGCATTGATAGGTCTTGTAATCTCGTTCTTACTCAATATCCCCTCCGGTGCGGCAATAGTCC